The Ptychodera flava strain L36383 chromosome 16, AS_Pfla_20210202, whole genome shotgun sequence region ACGTATTCTTTTTTACCTGTTGCTTTTATGTGTCTGGTTTGATGATGGCCGTCATATTTAAGTAGTGATGCATATGAAGAATACTATGTGTAACATATGCAGATTGTCACTCAATACAAGATGTGCATTTAAGTGAATAGCTCAAACCTTCACTTTGCAAGGCAAACGCTACTCCTTTATGAGACTTTCTTACCTGGAGACAATCGTGTTGGTAGATGCCCTTGTTAAAAGCTAAACTTCAAGGAACTATGGCTCCATGCTTCTTTTTAATTATGCGTGTTTCTTTATTTGTTACGTCTGATCACACCCACATACAGTTTAGAGAACCAATTAAAAGTTGTATTTGCGTTTACGTAATTATTCTTTATTGGCAAACATAAacgttacttcaccatccaataatCCCAAGTTAGTTAAAATCGTGCTAGTggcgtttgtttgtttttgtttgtttgtttgtttgtttgtttgtttgtgttcaaGTATAGTCAGTAAATACTATAAAGAGTTTCGCATACAATCCCAAATATGATACAAAGCATATCATCCCTCCTTTGCCATTAGAATATGAACACAAGTAGAACACATTAATTGGCTCTTTAGTTGTACATGGAAGTAATTGTACGTAACAAATAACGCATAAACAAGCAGAAGAACATACATTCAAGGAGCTAGAGTTCCCTGTGGCTACACCATGCAACTCGAGCATTTGTAACTTATAAGTTTGTCGACTTAACATATCCCTGTGTATCTGTTGTCATGTGTTTCTTGTCCTTTGGTCTACTGTGTGATGTTCATAGCAAAcgcacatttttttatttgcatggATAGAGTGAAATATACCAGGTGtcagcaaatttgcataaaaatacgcgataataaacacaaaactgGCTAAATACCGACAAGACGCAGGAGGCGCTTCTGGCATAGATGCTGGTATCTCTATGACTTTGAGGCAAAAGTAATACATATCACATACCGATGACAGAGACCTATAACAGCTAACTATTTTTTGCTCTACATATATCACAGCAGATTTAAGTATTTGGCGACGGCAAATCTTTTCAttgctatatctgtacattgaGTGTAAGCATATGTCTTCACTTGTGATGAACAGATTCCAAAAAAAGTATTTATGTGATCAGATGTAGAGGTGGCAACATTTCAACCTTTTACATTTTCTTTACTGTACTCGGTAGCTATAGTGAGGTAACTATTAACTTACGAGGTCCGCAAAAGACAAAGAAAGGTGGAAACCTCGCCATCTCCATATCTGATTATAATGAGATCGAGGCATTACTTACAAGACAGGTTGTCTTGGACCTGGATGCACTAATACCCAGGGCTCCTGTGATAATGAACTGCAGATGCCGACGAATTTGCCAATAGCAAAGAAAACAGAACAAACCGCCGATTTTATGTACGCTAAATCagattatttgtaaacaatagcaAATTAATTCTGAGCAataaaaaactttgaattttctttctttgttgCTGTAATTAAGAATTCCACAGTATAAATCACTTAGTAAACTTTCTTCTTTATAACTTTAATACGTAAGATGTTTCGCACCGATTTCTGTCTTctacttgtctgtctgtctgtctagatctctgtacgtctgtctgTCAGTTTGCAAGACTTTTCAATAATGGCTGATGATATTTAAATCACACTTGCCATATGGTTTCTGTTGAGAAATGACAAAGAGTGATGAGACACGCAGATATAAATTTAGCCTAATGAATGTAGGAAATTGATGAGACTTGTTGTAAGTGTTAATAACACAAGGTTACAtatcaacagtgaaagaaaccAAGAGGTCAGACATAGGTTAAattctgatttgcatatttgatttaCCTTAGCATTTCAGGAATCAAAAAACGAATTGCTGGATTGGTGTAAAATCTGGTATATAGATACAGTTTAGAAGTGGCAAGAGATTATTATTTTTTGGAATGTGGCTTGCACAATTAATGCCCAATTTTTGTAGAATAATTTTCCTGAAGTCGTATATTCTCAGAATGACTGCATCAAGTCTGATAAATCTTGCTACAGAATCTGATATTGATCACACAaacctttgataattttcaagattCTTTAGGAATTTAGTCAATGTTATTGCTCTTTTGCCTATTTAACGAGCTTTGGCGATAGGGATATATGTTTGGAAGTATAAGAGCAAAGCCAAGGAACGTTATCATACATGTTGATGATACCAGGATATAATGCAGTTATTGTAGCATGTTGGCAAATGACTAATTGGCATATTTAATGGTAATTTAGGTTAACCAATAAATCAACATCAGCTGTCCCAAATTATATATGCGTATATGAAATAATACACAGAAATTACACACTGGTAGCGTACACTTACAAATATTCCACAACCTATTAGATTCCATGTGGTCGAAGGATAAGCTACAAGAGCAATTACAACAATAGCAACTGCTACCAGGATGACACCAAACACAACCTGGGCTATTCCAAGACCATTGCAAGCTTTCACTGCAAGGTTTGGGGGTGCATTATTCCCGTACGTCTGCTGTACTACCACTGTTTGTTGTGGAACAGCTGTTGCAGTTGTAGTTTGCTGTTGGCTCTGGCCCTGAGAGCCAGCTTTCCAGTCAGTGTATTCCATCTgaaaatagagaaaattacTGTTGAGACGCTGTCTGGAACTGCTAAATAAAGTGAAGTGCACCGCTTAAGGTGATCCGCACccagaaagtgaaagacttaaacttttgctcaaaccttcctcaataaaactttcaaccactctctttccgaatcaacaataaaaatcaggggtcaccgtgcaaagtttggaactagcgaaacaaattacctaaaattttgcgatatttgaaattcaaaatggtcgtcaTCCCTTTGTTAATTCTATAGGCAGAAATtacattttggattttcgaaaaactaagacggtgaaaatctttctttctccaagagctttaaaatgagccctcacaagtggtagatcagaaaaataattgtagaaatttgagagtccgaatatctgtccccggggcgcgttctacctttaaTAGAGTGGAGTGCACACGAGAAAGGTTGCTGCCCTCCCTAGCCCTTATTGTTTTGTCATTATGCCTCTTCCAAAAAAATACAACCATGCAGGTTATAGTTATATGGACTACTGAGCAAAGTAATTTCGACTGTATAATTTCAAATGACATGTGAACCATCATCCTCGCATAAATCGACAAAATTGGTATTCAGGCTGCTACAGCCTACATGCGTGCACGCTCTGTAGAAAACAAACTAACGGTAGGCCAGTTTTGTTTTGACATGTTCACACTACACAATCTGATATCATTACAATGAACAGCCGGGTCATAagattatttttgataaaaacttcATCTTTATTGTCGTAACCCCTTTCATCCACTTTTATAAACTGGTGAGGTCCAACGTTACAAATGTATCAGCATGATGAGCATTAAAagggaaaatatcaaaaagggttaaatatcagagacatatttcagaaaaattacCTTTTACTCAAACGGTGCCTTTTACAAGCTGTCGATAATATATCTTCTAATTTGCTGAAAGAGAAAATGAATCACTCACTTAGAAGAAATTTGGTTATATGATTTATCATTGTGTAAAAACAATATGTTACGTTGTAAATAAACTTTAGGATGATTTCCCTTCAAAATGTATAGCAAAATGGGCTCTGAAAGTTGTCTCTCATTGTTTTCAACATGAAAGAAATAATCTTATTTTTCTTGCATGCAGCTATCAAGTTCGCCTCATTTCTACTCTCTTGTTCTTACTCGATTCGATGAACTTTAAAATAAATTGATCTAGCGGAATCGTATAAGCAATTATAGAATGgccaagaaaacttttcaatgctccaaattaatttttcaaaatgattaaCTGTAACTTATGTGCATGGAGCCGATTtagtttgcattttgatttcaaagtttCTACATAATAGATTTTATATCGTTGTTTTGAAACCTTCCTGAATAAAGGATGTTTGTCATATGTCGTGCATTACAATAGAACCTCTCAACCATAGCCCGTGGAGGTATCGACTTACAGTCAGTATGGCAGCGATATCGTTTtagcaaaaaatcaattttatagGAATAGATAGCCTTCTTGCATTTAATGAAAACGGGTTTTGCAACCTTACAGGAGTTCAAATCTGAATACAGATATACCTATATCACTTCTCAGATAACGTCATTATCACTAAATTCATTGAGCTGTGCAAATAAAAACCACATACAAAAATAAGACTTTGAAGGCCCCTGTGTAACTATTAATTGGAAAAAACCTTGAAAATTAATGCATGCACTCTCTGGCCTAGATTTAAAAATTAAACGCAAGACTTAGGTGAGGCATGAGTGAAAACGTCGCACACGTATTCAAAAGCACACTAAGTGTTGATAAATGACCTAATTCAAAAAAAGTGCTGATAAGTGTTCCTGATCCTTTAAACTTTCAGTTCAATTATTATGAATGAACTTAAAAGTCCAATCAAATACAGGACATTTACTTTTGGCCCTATTACagaaattaaatacaaaaacCATGGTatggttttctctcgactgcgccattgcgcaaattgcgcactTCGAGTCACTCTCTGCCCTGAAAAATTTACTGACATCGCacacaaaacacagcaaacaAAGACGTCCATATGTACTGATATATGAGGGTGACCCAAGCGCATAGCGTAGCGACCTGCGactttgctgttgtttctagtCATAATACTCCCCGATCGGATgagaacaaatatcgactgtcaTTCAGCTTTGGTTTCGTGCATGACGTGGAGTGTAAACATCGAAAAGAACAGGCAACCGAGTTGCGATTTAGTCTCAACTAGTgcaattttatgttcatgttaCGATAGCGGGAAAGTTTACACACATAACTTGAAACACCGTATCAATTATGGAATATTGATAATTCCAGCTTTAGCATTTATTAGAAATGCGTACGCGCACTGAAGTGCTCGATCGCAATGCAACACAATCGTTTGATCTGCGCCCGGAGATCGGCGCATATTCATAGATTTAAATCGCTAAATTCGGAACAAATCGTGTCAAAGGGAACAAATACGTCAAATTCTGAGTGGGGAAACCTGTGGGTGACAAATCAACAAACGTTGGAGAGCAGCCGAGCACATCACAAACTGCCAAACATCATGATCTTGAATGTACCGGTGCTGCATGCGACATAGACGACGCATCTGAACTGGGTGACGATTGTTATGATATCGGGGAAACACTTCCTAGGAAGGCAAAATCGACATCAAAAGACACTGTCCTCTAAAATGTCGAGTCTGctccctaattttgatgaataggGCAGAAAGTGCCtctttcaatgaacatgcagagaaaacactgcatACGTCAGTCAAATTCTTCAAACTGTCATCATACATGGCATCATGCATGACTGATGTACCCAAACGTAAAGTTCAGTGATTTCAACTTCGATAAATGGCTAGATTACAGGAATTCGTTACGTATGCAAATGTGGTTATAACCAGCTTAGTACGCTCATAAGTAAATCTAAGTAAAACCAATGAGCCTGAGAGTTCTGATCGAAATCAGCGCATTCAGTATAGATATATGATCTGTATACAGAAATTCATTGAATGATCAAATGCGCCGCTGTAGAATTAACTAAGTTATCTTACCAAAAAATATTAAGA contains the following coding sequences:
- the LOC139152518 gene encoding uncharacterized protein isoform X2 — encoded protein: MEYTDWKAGSQGQSQQQTTTATAVPQQTVVVQQTYGNNAPPNLAVKACNGLGIAQVVFGVILVAVAIVVIALVAYPSTTWNLIGCGIFFIITGALGISASRSKTTCLVPWIVICVVILLVAVAEVIVAIIHSVVCCRAVCCCRQEQPSPTVYYSGHPYAANQPMAQGGQPYMANQPMASTGQVAYNPNQPAGTGQYYPQNQHVAPGSGEKGYY